Proteins from a single region of Pseudomonas sp. 10S4:
- a CDS encoding GntR family transcriptional regulator, translated as MKVTSAKSSDVAFPAPQRKQVAWQAVQALLEMLERPEFGPTERIPAERDLAEHLGISRMTLRKALQTLIDRGILERRGNRGTFVTAPGVERPLNTVARKGIAEVVEQAGARPGSKLLYFEQAQASARVAKLLKIQEGDVLLAIRRLRTVDQKPFCIETSYIPAARVPELVAGDLIEGASLYALLLARYQIEIESDEGTLSIATMNDQEARLLEVDPGTAALVYRGVIFDTLGQPVEYLVSINHPQRVVFKLADSRVNSFRI; from the coding sequence ATGAAAGTTACCAGCGCAAAATCCTCCGACGTGGCGTTTCCCGCACCGCAACGCAAGCAGGTTGCCTGGCAGGCCGTCCAGGCGCTGCTTGAAATGTTGGAGCGCCCGGAGTTCGGACCGACTGAGCGAATCCCTGCGGAAAGGGACTTGGCCGAACACCTGGGAATCAGTCGGATGACCTTGCGCAAGGCGCTGCAAACACTGATCGATCGCGGGATCCTCGAGCGCCGCGGCAATCGCGGAACCTTCGTGACCGCTCCGGGTGTCGAGCGACCACTCAATACCGTGGCGCGTAAAGGCATCGCCGAAGTGGTTGAACAGGCCGGCGCCCGGCCCGGCAGCAAATTGCTCTATTTCGAACAAGCCCAGGCCAGCGCCCGCGTCGCCAAACTACTGAAGATTCAGGAAGGCGATGTGTTGCTGGCCATCAGGCGTCTGCGCACCGTGGACCAAAAGCCGTTCTGCATCGAGACCAGCTACATTCCTGCCGCGCGGGTGCCGGAACTGGTCGCGGGGGATCTGATCGAGGGGGCCTCGTTGTATGCCTTGTTGCTGGCGCGGTATCAGATCGAAATAGAAAGTGACGAGGGCACGTTAAGCATTGCCACTATGAATGACCAGGAGGCGCGCCTGCTGGAGGTCGATCCCGGGACGGCTGCGCTGGTGTATCGGGGCGTGATTTTCGACACCCTAGGGCAGCCGGTGGAGTATCTGGTTTCGATCAACCACCCGCAGCGTGTGGTGTTCAAACTGGCAGACAGTCGGGTCAACAGTTTTCGCATCTAA
- a CDS encoding alpha-hydroxy acid oxidase: MRDFTDRGHLNWEHVRQIRQQWPGAMVIKGVLQAADAARCKQIGIDGIVVSNHGGRQIDGSVPPLYVLPEIVEASGAMLVMADSGIRRGTDVIKAIAFGAKATFIGRPFNYASAVAGQAGVAHAIDLIVAEVRRDVGMLGLTGLTGINQDLLVRRQVLAHWRERDIN, from the coding sequence GTGCGCGACTTCACCGACCGCGGCCATCTGAACTGGGAGCACGTGCGCCAGATCCGTCAGCAGTGGCCCGGCGCGATGGTGATTAAGGGAGTATTGCAGGCGGCCGATGCCGCGCGCTGCAAGCAGATCGGCATCGATGGCATCGTGGTTTCGAACCATGGTGGTCGGCAGATCGATGGCAGCGTGCCACCGCTCTATGTGTTGCCTGAAATAGTCGAGGCCAGCGGCGCCATGCTGGTGATGGCCGACAGCGGTATTCGTCGAGGTACCGATGTGATCAAGGCAATCGCGTTCGGCGCCAAGGCGACGTTCATCGGGCGGCCATTCAACTACGCCAGCGCCGTCGCCGGACAGGCCGGGGTGGCCCACGCAATCGATCTGATCGTGGCTGAGGTACGCCGCGATGTGGGGATGCTGGGCCTTACTGGCCTTACCGGTATCAACCAAGATCTGCTCGTCCGGCGCCAGGTTTTGGCCCATTGGCGTGAGCGAGATATCAATTAG
- a CDS encoding (2Fe-2S)-binding protein, with product MPADSLFRALAPAQNTVQIEFEDAPLKVPAGVSLAAALLVSGVTHTRESAVSGRLGAPYCMMGVCFECLVEVDGQANCQACLLPVRAGMSVFRQRGARDLPAGDEEGADE from the coding sequence ATGCCGGCTGATAGCTTGTTTCGGGCCTTGGCGCCTGCGCAAAACACCGTGCAAATCGAGTTTGAAGACGCGCCATTAAAGGTGCCTGCCGGGGTTTCGCTGGCTGCCGCGTTGTTGGTCAGCGGCGTCACTCATACCCGCGAAAGTGCTGTCAGCGGAAGGCTTGGCGCGCCCTATTGCATGATGGGTGTGTGCTTCGAGTGTCTCGTCGAGGTGGACGGGCAAGCCAATTGTCAGGCGTGTCTGCTGCCGGTTCGAGCGGGTATGAGTGTTTTCAGGCAACGCGGTGCTCGCGATCTCCCGGCCGGTGACGAGGAGGGCGCTGATGAATGA
- a CDS encoding heme-binding protein, whose amino-acid sequence MQTKALLSEQNVSQMLSAAKALAQSRNWPVAICVVDDGGHPLGLLRLDHTAPISGYIAMEKARTAALGRRDSKAYEDMINGGRQAFLSAPNLHGMLEGGVAIWYEGHCIGAIGVSGVKAEQDAELARLAVDAMYSAAVTSTGLHL is encoded by the coding sequence ATGCAAACCAAGGCGTTGCTGAGCGAGCAAAACGTTTCGCAAATGCTGTCGGCGGCAAAAGCCCTCGCCCAAAGCCGCAACTGGCCCGTGGCGATTTGCGTCGTCGATGACGGAGGCCATCCGCTGGGGCTGTTACGTCTGGATCATACGGCGCCGATTTCGGGTTACATCGCCATGGAGAAAGCGCGTACAGCGGCGCTTGGTCGTCGCGATAGCAAGGCTTATGAAGACATGATCAATGGCGGGCGTCAGGCCTTTCTAAGTGCCCCCAACCTGCACGGCATGCTCGAAGGAGGTGTGGCCATTTGGTACGAAGGCCACTGCATCGGCGCAATCGGCGTGTCTGGCGTCAAGGCTGAGCAGGATGCCGAACTGGCCCGGTTGGCGGTTGACGCCATGTATAGTGCTGCAGTCACCAGCACAGGACTTCACCTATGA
- a CDS encoding LysR substrate-binding domain-containing protein translates to MNLRQLEAFRAVILGQTVTRAAEMLHISQPAATRLIASLEEDIGFSLFDRIKGRLQPTPEAMTLYQEVQRSLIGVDRIARTAQDILSLKRGSLHIACAPAMGLSFLPRAIAAFMAEHDHVQISLAVLSSREVVDLVVGQRCDLGIIVLPNTYPSPRAEKLLATRMLCALPAGHRLQNQATIKPEDLQGEAFISYPQSIGSRQHIDSIFAAHGVERELRLETQLSLPMCALVEQGLGVALVDAISAVEYRGSGIVFRAFEPAIEMDFSMLLPVQGPASKLQISFLEHMQQFIAREVPADYRF, encoded by the coding sequence ATGAACCTTCGTCAGCTGGAAGCCTTTCGCGCCGTGATTCTGGGCCAGACGGTGACCCGCGCCGCCGAGATGCTGCACATCTCGCAACCTGCAGCAACGCGACTGATTGCCAGCCTCGAGGAAGACATCGGTTTCAGCTTGTTCGACCGGATCAAAGGTCGACTTCAGCCCACACCCGAGGCCATGACGCTGTATCAGGAAGTGCAACGCTCACTGATTGGCGTCGACCGTATTGCCCGAACCGCGCAGGACATCCTCAGCCTGAAACGCGGTTCGCTGCACATTGCCTGTGCGCCGGCCATGGGCCTGTCGTTCCTGCCGCGAGCCATCGCCGCGTTCATGGCCGAGCATGACCATGTGCAAATTTCGCTGGCGGTGCTTTCATCGCGCGAGGTGGTAGACCTGGTGGTGGGTCAGCGTTGCGACCTCGGCATCATCGTACTGCCCAACACCTACCCGAGCCCGCGCGCCGAAAAACTGCTGGCGACCCGGATGCTGTGCGCCCTGCCCGCCGGGCACCGCTTGCAGAACCAGGCCACGATCAAGCCTGAAGACTTGCAAGGCGAAGCGTTTATTTCCTATCCACAATCCATCGGCTCGCGCCAACACATCGACTCGATATTTGCCGCTCACGGGGTCGAGCGTGAACTGCGTCTGGAGACCCAGCTATCGCTGCCAATGTGCGCGCTCGTCGAACAAGGTTTGGGGGTAGCGCTGGTTGATGCGATCAGCGCTGTCGAATACCGAGGCAGTGGCATTGTGTTCAGGGCATTCGAACCGGCGATCGAAATGGACTTCAGCATGCTGCTGCCGGTGCAGGGGCCGGCGTCGAAACTGCAAATCAGCTTTCTCGAACACATGCAGCAGTTCATCGCTCGGGAGGTTCCGGCGGACTATCGATTTTAG
- a CDS encoding SIS domain-containing protein produces the protein MAIQFNREGFITSLQQSVQIVDDAQQFGQELATRIDRIYFVSCGAPNRIMLGLQYWLERYSHSLEVRRYFPADFMDIDPPRLDERTLVVLASKSGTTQETIAAARFLQGKPCLTVGVTQTAELPLAQAVQHCFLLGRTDEAYFGCFMILQALIGGILAKREGWPLLDKLTRSLKALPRALADAAINNDQRATEEARLYKDDRVMYFLASGPMFTTAYVFGVCVVMESQWLHCLPVEAAEFFHGPFEAIDASTPLLLLVGEDPSRAQMERVVSFCQRYTERVMVYDSKDFPMLGIDPEIRAMVAPYIVGIAAERIAAHLAVWHQQPLTTRRYMWKTEY, from the coding sequence ATGGCGATCCAGTTCAACCGGGAAGGCTTCATCACTTCCTTACAGCAATCCGTTCAAATCGTCGACGACGCCCAGCAGTTTGGCCAAGAGTTGGCAACGCGGATTGACCGCATCTATTTCGTCAGCTGCGGCGCCCCCAACCGCATCATGCTCGGCTTGCAGTACTGGCTTGAGCGCTACAGCCATTCACTGGAAGTCCGTCGTTATTTCCCGGCCGATTTCATGGACATCGATCCGCCGCGCCTGGATGAGCGCACCCTGGTTGTGCTCGCGTCCAAATCCGGAACGACCCAGGAAACCATCGCCGCCGCCCGCTTCCTGCAGGGCAAACCATGTCTCACGGTGGGAGTGACACAAACCGCCGAGCTGCCGCTGGCCCAAGCCGTTCAACATTGCTTCCTGCTGGGACGTACGGACGAGGCTTACTTCGGCTGCTTCATGATCCTTCAGGCGTTGATCGGCGGTATTTTGGCCAAACGCGAAGGCTGGCCCCTGCTGGACAAGCTCACCCGCTCACTCAAGGCGCTGCCGCGAGCGCTGGCTGATGCGGCGATCAACAACGACCAACGGGCGACCGAAGAAGCACGCCTCTATAAAGATGATCGCGTCATGTACTTCCTCGCGTCGGGTCCGATGTTCACCACCGCCTATGTGTTCGGCGTCTGCGTGGTGATGGAAAGCCAATGGCTGCATTGCCTGCCGGTGGAGGCCGCGGAGTTTTTCCATGGCCCGTTCGAAGCCATCGATGCCTCCACTCCGCTGCTTCTGCTGGTCGGCGAAGACCCAAGCCGAGCGCAGATGGAACGGGTCGTGAGCTTCTGCCAGCGGTACACCGAACGGGTCATGGTCTATGACTCCAAGGACTTCCCGATGCTCGGGATCGACCCGGAAATCCGCGCGATGGTCGCGCCCTACATCGTCGGCATCGCCGCTGAACGCATCGCTGCCCATCTGGCGGTCTGGCACCAGCAACCGCTGACGACTCGCCGCTACATGTGGAAAACGGAGTACTGA
- a CDS encoding alpha-hydroxy acid oxidase — MSKLLSHHLSLADFEISARKLLPKPLYAYVQGGVEDNLTLYANRQAFDDYFLKPNVLVDVSTRDISVDLFGHRYSAPVGIAPMGIAALTGYRGDLSLAQAAAAANVPFVMSGSSLIRQEEVVDAAPNIWFQAYLPGDTVQIAPLIERVRKAGVKTLVITVDTPVKANRENNVRAGFSTPLRPSVALAYQGVTHPRWLFGTFLRTLVKYGMPYFENNCATRGHRPCLQALCATSPTAAI; from the coding sequence ATGTCCAAATTACTTTCCCACCATCTCTCACTCGCCGACTTCGAAATCAGCGCTCGCAAGCTTCTGCCCAAACCGCTCTACGCCTACGTACAGGGCGGTGTCGAGGACAACCTGACGCTCTATGCCAATCGCCAAGCGTTCGACGACTATTTCCTGAAACCCAATGTTTTGGTGGATGTTTCCACCCGAGATATTTCCGTCGACCTGTTTGGCCATCGCTACAGCGCGCCGGTAGGCATTGCGCCTATGGGGATTGCCGCGCTGACCGGTTATCGGGGCGATCTGTCCCTGGCGCAGGCTGCAGCGGCGGCTAATGTGCCGTTCGTGATGAGTGGCTCCTCGCTGATACGCCAGGAAGAGGTGGTCGATGCCGCACCCAATATCTGGTTTCAGGCCTACCTGCCCGGCGATACAGTACAAATCGCGCCGCTGATCGAGCGCGTGCGCAAGGCCGGTGTCAAAACCTTGGTCATCACGGTCGACACGCCGGTGAAGGCGAATAGGGAAAATAATGTACGGGCAGGGTTCTCCACGCCTCTTCGACCAAGCGTTGCGCTGGCTTACCAAGGGGTGACGCATCCGCGCTGGTTGTTTGGAACCTTCCTGCGCACGCTTGTGAAGTATGGAATGCCTTACTTCGAGAACAACTGCGCGACCCGGGGGCACCGGCCTTGTCTGCAAGCGTTGTGCGCGACTTCACCGACCGCGGCCATCTGA
- a CDS encoding ABC transporter substrate-binding protein, translating to MKKCLIGLMLVASPLMSWGASEELRFGVDPTYPPFESKRPDGSLTGFDIELGESLCTELKRRCVWVENAFDGMVSALKGKKFDGILSALSITEERKTEIAFSDTLYDTPARLVAPEGSPLQPTAESLRGKRIGVQQGSVFEVYAKQMWGLKGVEVVPYQSSDLTYSDLINGRLDAAFDDAIAVSEGLLKKPIGKGFGYAGEIVKSPEIFGPGTGIGLRKSDTALASDINQALERIHQNGTYERIAKKHFDFDISPK from the coding sequence ATGAAAAAATGTCTGATCGGTTTGATGCTCGTGGCCAGCCCGCTGATGAGCTGGGGCGCCAGCGAAGAGCTGCGTTTCGGGGTCGACCCCACCTACCCACCCTTTGAGTCCAAGCGCCCGGACGGTTCGCTGACAGGTTTCGATATCGAGTTGGGGGAAAGCCTGTGCACCGAGTTGAAACGTCGTTGCGTCTGGGTAGAAAACGCCTTCGACGGGATGGTCTCGGCGCTTAAAGGCAAGAAATTCGACGGCATCCTGTCCGCCCTGTCGATCACCGAAGAACGCAAAACCGAAATCGCCTTTTCCGACACCCTGTATGACACCCCGGCCCGCCTGGTGGCACCAGAGGGCAGCCCCTTGCAACCGACAGCCGAATCCTTACGCGGCAAGCGCATCGGCGTGCAGCAAGGCAGCGTGTTCGAAGTCTATGCCAAGCAGATGTGGGGCTTGAAAGGCGTGGAGGTGGTGCCTTACCAAAGCAGCGACTTGACCTACTCGGACTTGATCAACGGTCGGCTGGATGCAGCGTTCGACGATGCCATTGCGGTCTCCGAAGGCCTGCTCAAGAAGCCGATTGGCAAAGGCTTCGGCTATGCCGGTGAGATCGTCAAATCCCCTGAAATCTTCGGGCCGGGAACCGGGATCGGCTTGCGCAAAAGCGATACCGCGCTGGCCAGCGACATCAATCAGGCGCTCGAGCGGATCCACCAAAACGGCACCTATGAGCGCATCGCCAAAAAACACTTCGACTTCGACATCTCGCCTAAATAA
- a CDS encoding PfkB family carbohydrate kinase has protein sequence MASLIAVGDNTMDVYLDRNIEYPGGNALNVAVFASRLGTRSAYLGCVGDDQYGQRLLDCLQIEEVDASRCRTLPGANGWACVDSIDGERVFLGSDSGVCRQLRLTAEDLAYITKFPLAHSSLYSGLENQLAQIRHASGCLSFDFSDNWVEFDWPALIKHVDIAFFSAADLSSGEAYELAHSMRALGPSIVVITRGALGALAVDAHGIHEQPSLPCTVVDSMGAGDGFVAAFLLTWQARHSLAECLLHGVDYAARVCGWTGGFGHGQAMDAERSQQLKQALNTQG, from the coding sequence ATGGCCAGCCTGATCGCGGTCGGCGACAACACGATGGATGTGTACCTGGACCGGAACATCGAGTACCCAGGCGGGAATGCGCTCAACGTTGCGGTATTCGCTTCCCGGCTGGGCACTCGCAGCGCCTACCTGGGCTGCGTAGGTGACGATCAGTATGGCCAGCGCCTGCTCGACTGCCTGCAAATAGAAGAAGTCGATGCTTCCCGTTGCCGAACGCTGCCGGGCGCCAACGGCTGGGCGTGTGTCGACAGCATCGACGGCGAACGCGTCTTTCTCGGCAGCGATTCTGGTGTCTGTCGTCAACTGCGACTCACTGCCGAAGATCTGGCCTACATCACGAAGTTCCCGCTGGCACACAGCAGCCTCTACAGCGGTCTCGAAAACCAGCTGGCGCAGATTCGTCATGCCAGCGGCTGCCTGTCCTTCGACTTCTCGGACAACTGGGTCGAGTTCGATTGGCCGGCCCTGATCAAGCATGTCGATATTGCCTTTTTCTCGGCGGCCGACCTGTCTTCGGGAGAAGCCTATGAACTGGCGCACTCGATGCGGGCGCTGGGCCCCTCGATTGTGGTCATCACACGCGGTGCTCTGGGCGCCCTCGCGGTCGATGCCCACGGCATCCATGAACAGCCCAGCCTGCCCTGCACGGTTGTCGACAGCATGGGCGCTGGTGACGGCTTCGTCGCCGCGTTTCTGCTGACATGGCAAGCCCGGCACAGCCTCGCGGAGTGCCTTTTGCACGGCGTCGATTATGCCGCCCGCGTGTGTGGCTGGACTGGTGGTTTCGGCCATGGTCAAGCCATGGACGCCGAGCGTTCCCAGCAATTGAAACAAGCCTTGAACACTCAAGGCTGA
- a CDS encoding NAD(P)/FAD-dependent oxidoreductase, whose amino-acid sequence MQKTDVIIVGGGLVGLSIAYGLAMLGRQVSVLDEGDDAFRAARGNFGLLWVQGKGYGMSPYVQWTRESVALWPRFAASLQADTGIDIHLRQPGGYQLCLSEDEMAEESRRLFWLREAMDGDYPFELLDSAQLRDRLPGVGPTVVGGCYSPMDGHVNPLKLLQALYAACQIRGVKIINGHRVSAVGQRGSGFELSAGEHCWHAERVVLAAGLGNRALGAALGLDVPVKPNRGQILVTERLKPFLHYPTTYVRQTDEGTVQLGDSHESVGLDDGTGSEVMATIARRAVQCFPQLANVRLVRAWGALRVMSDDGFPVYEAAPSCPGAFVVSCHSGVTLAAIHALRLAPWIGGEFDDPAVAAFSLQRFSLKHEVRHAG is encoded by the coding sequence ATGCAAAAAACTGATGTAATTATCGTCGGCGGTGGTTTGGTGGGGCTGTCCATTGCTTATGGGCTGGCCATGCTCGGTCGCCAGGTCAGCGTCCTGGATGAGGGGGACGACGCCTTTCGGGCTGCGCGCGGCAACTTCGGCCTGTTGTGGGTTCAGGGCAAGGGTTATGGAATGAGCCCCTATGTGCAATGGACTCGCGAGTCGGTGGCGCTGTGGCCGCGGTTCGCCGCCTCGTTGCAGGCCGACACCGGCATCGACATCCATCTGCGTCAGCCGGGCGGGTACCAGCTGTGTCTGAGTGAAGATGAGATGGCCGAAGAAAGCCGCCGACTGTTTTGGCTGCGCGAAGCCATGGACGGTGATTATCCGTTCGAACTGCTGGATTCGGCACAACTGCGGGACCGCTTGCCTGGCGTGGGGCCGACGGTAGTGGGTGGCTGCTACTCGCCCATGGATGGTCACGTCAATCCTCTGAAATTGTTGCAGGCCCTGTACGCGGCCTGCCAGATACGCGGGGTCAAGATCATCAATGGCCACCGGGTGAGCGCCGTCGGCCAGCGAGGTTCGGGCTTTGAACTGAGCGCCGGTGAACATTGCTGGCACGCCGAGCGGGTCGTGTTGGCTGCCGGACTCGGCAATCGTGCGCTAGGCGCAGCGTTGGGGCTGGATGTGCCAGTGAAGCCCAACCGCGGGCAGATCCTGGTCACCGAGCGCCTTAAACCCTTTCTGCATTACCCCACCACCTACGTGCGTCAGACCGACGAAGGTACGGTGCAGTTGGGCGACTCCCATGAGTCTGTAGGTTTGGACGACGGTACTGGCAGCGAAGTGATGGCGACCATTGCGCGTCGTGCCGTGCAATGTTTTCCGCAGCTGGCAAACGTGCGTCTGGTTCGGGCGTGGGGCGCATTGCGGGTGATGAGTGACGATGGCTTCCCGGTCTACGAAGCCGCGCCGAGCTGCCCGGGTGCATTTGTAGTGAGTTGCCACAGCGGCGTGACGCTGGCGGCAATCCACGCCTTGCGCCTGGCGCCATGGATTGGCGGCGAGTTCGATGATCCGGCTGTAGCGGCTTTCAGTCTGCAGCGATTCAGTCTCAAACATGAGGTGCGTCATGCCGGCTGA
- a CDS encoding MFS transporter, producing the protein MDATAQASVTTHAKTSTWVLVFIFCFLGLLIDGADLMLLSYSLSSLKAEFGLSNVEAGSLGSFTLAGMAIGGIYGGWACDRFGRVKTVVWSIVLFSVGTAVLGMTHSYWQFAITRFVASLGIGALYVACNTLMSEYVPTRYRTTVLGTLQAGWSVGYIVATLLAGWILPSHGWRWLFYIAIIPVILAVLMRRFVPEPQAWINAQAERARKKFAGIQNPSSEKRESMYKLIFSDPQASRMFIFWALTAGFLQFGYYGVNNWMPTYLESELGMNLKSMTGYMVGTYTAMILGKILAGLAADRIGRRTVFALGALGTAVFLPVIVLFQSQENILWMLVVFGFLYGIPYGVNATYMTESFEAKFRGSAVGGAYNIGRLGAAVAPAAIGFLASHGSIGVGFLVMGAAYFICGVIPVLFIRDKQFDPQKQ; encoded by the coding sequence ATGGACGCTACAGCTCAGGCGAGTGTGACTACGCACGCCAAAACCAGTACCTGGGTGCTGGTTTTCATCTTCTGCTTTCTTGGATTATTGATCGACGGTGCCGATCTGATGCTGCTTTCCTACAGCCTCAGCAGCCTGAAGGCCGAGTTCGGCCTGAGCAACGTAGAAGCCGGCAGTCTGGGTAGCTTCACCCTGGCCGGGATGGCCATTGGTGGTATCTACGGTGGCTGGGCCTGTGATCGTTTCGGTCGGGTGAAAACCGTTGTCTGGAGTATCGTACTGTTTTCCGTCGGCACCGCTGTGCTAGGCATGACGCATAGCTATTGGCAGTTCGCGATCACCCGATTCGTGGCATCACTCGGGATAGGCGCACTGTACGTGGCTTGCAATACGTTGATGTCCGAATACGTACCCACCCGCTACCGAACTACGGTACTCGGCACACTGCAAGCAGGCTGGTCAGTGGGATACATCGTGGCGACGCTGCTGGCCGGCTGGATATTACCGAGCCATGGCTGGCGTTGGCTTTTCTACATTGCCATCATCCCGGTGATCCTCGCGGTGCTCATGCGACGCTTCGTGCCAGAACCGCAAGCATGGATCAACGCTCAAGCCGAGCGCGCCAGGAAAAAATTCGCGGGCATTCAGAATCCATCCTCTGAAAAGCGCGAGAGCATGTACAAGCTGATCTTCAGTGATCCGCAAGCTAGCCGGATGTTTATCTTCTGGGCTCTGACTGCCGGCTTTCTACAGTTCGGTTACTACGGTGTGAACAATTGGATGCCAACGTACCTGGAAAGCGAGTTAGGCATGAATCTCAAATCCATGACCGGCTACATGGTCGGCACCTACACCGCCATGATCCTCGGAAAAATTCTTGCTGGTCTGGCGGCTGATCGTATCGGGCGTCGTACCGTTTTCGCCCTTGGCGCCTTGGGGACCGCGGTATTCCTGCCAGTGATCGTGCTGTTCCAAAGCCAGGAAAACATACTCTGGATGCTGGTGGTGTTCGGCTTTTTGTACGGCATCCCTTACGGTGTAAACGCCACGTACATGACCGAAAGCTTCGAGGCTAAATTTCGCGGATCCGCCGTAGGCGGTGCTTACAATATCGGGCGTCTGGGTGCAGCGGTTGCTCCGGCTGCTATCGGGTTCCTTGCCTCTCACGGCTCGATCGGTGTGGGTTTTCTGGTCATGGGCGCGGCCTACTTCATCTGTGGCGTGATTCCAGTACTGTTTATCAGGGACAAACAATTCGATCCGCAAAAGCAATAG
- a CDS encoding RidA family protein, whose product MSLIQRIESNPRLSRSVVHNGVAWLSGIVAADCSQDIRGQTRQVLQRVDELLKVSGSDKSRLLSVQIWMKDMGADFTGMNETWSTWVDAGQTPARATAQVMFDDPQILLELIVTAAV is encoded by the coding sequence ATGAGCCTTATCCAACGCATCGAAAGCAATCCACGCCTGAGTCGCAGTGTCGTACACAACGGCGTGGCCTGGCTCAGTGGCATCGTCGCCGCCGATTGCAGCCAGGACATCCGTGGTCAGACGCGCCAGGTTCTGCAACGGGTCGACGAGTTGCTGAAGGTCTCGGGCAGCGACAAGAGCCGTCTGCTCAGCGTGCAGATCTGGATGAAAGACATGGGCGCTGATTTTACCGGCATGAATGAAACTTGGAGTACCTGGGTCGATGCCGGGCAAACGCCGGCACGGGCCACCGCTCAAGTGATGTTCGATGACCCGCAGATCCTGTTGGAGTTGATTGTCACCGCCGCAGTCTGA